The nucleotide window TCAATTTCAGATTCAGCGAGTTCGACCAGTAGTTTCGTAAACTCAACCTTCCCTTCCTATATAAGCAAGGCGCATTGATTAGCAAACAACAAACCCTCATCCAGAAAACGAAACAACAGCAGTAAAAAAAACAAtcaaagataaaataaatacccCATCATGGAATTCAGACCATATCTTCTTTCGAATAGTGTCGAATCCACCCCTCTTCTTGAATGCGTGCAGCAAATGCTCAATGGCCGAATGCTGCGCCGCGGACAAAGGCAGCTCATCCGTCTTGAACTTCTTCCGCTGCAGACTGTCCAGATCCATAGAAGAAGACGTAGTAGGCCGCTTCACACCTGCTgtcacatccatcatctcctctgGACCAGCCATGACGAGAGACTGAGAGATGTAACAAGCCTGCAACAAAAGTCTTCAGGCTTGGAGAAATATTAGAATAGAGGCtttgggggaaaaaaaaggactGTAACTTCCGGGGATAAACCCGCAAATGCGGCGCGCAGGACCCGACCAAAAGGCACCGACCGCCCGGCAGAAACAGCCCTCCCACGGCGGAACGATAATCCGGACAACAGGAAACGCAGATTGGGAACCACGGCCCCGTGATTCGCCGGGTGTGTGAAGGTCGAACCTCATCTCCGTCCATTCAAGCCCGTGTTGGTCCGCAATTGTTGTCGTGAAGTTGAACATTGGAACCTTGTTGCGGCTTCCGATCAATTTCCATTCTTTTTAATCCTACCTTCCGCCGCGAAtctccctcttttcctccacATCAATCATGGTTCACAAAGTCCTCTTCTGGGGCGGCTTCGGTATGttcaccacatccacaccacccaccctTGCTATACCAGCATGCAACTGCTAGCtaggtagctagctagctagctatctcCCATCCGCTCTCCTTATATTCAATCCCTCGCCATGCCATACTGCACGTGCTAATAACTACTCAAACAGGCATCGCCGTCCGTCTTTGGCAACTCGGTATCGAAATGCGTCCCATCCTCGCCAAGGAGTCCCTCTGGGTGTACCCCCTCTTCGCCGGAGTCGGAGGCAGCTTCGGTTACTGGCTGCAGGGCGTCGAGAACCGTCAATTGAGAATTCTTGCACAGCGCCGGGAAGCTATCCTGGAGAAGCGCCGGAGGAGAGACGAGCGCGAGTCGGTGGGGTTGAGCAAGCCTGAAGAGGCGGGTGTTTTGGCTGCGGCGGCATAAATGaatgtgatgttgttgcgatgatgaaggatagGAAAGAATTGTGGTTGGGATGGGTGCTAGAGCTGGCCGGAAAACTGAGGCTTTTGTACATTGCGTTTGTTGtgaattctattatattacatTATATCATTTTCTGCGACTTCGTGGTGGTGTTTTTGACGGTTTCTAAGagtttggagggagggagccTATGAAAA belongs to Aspergillus luchuensis IFO 4308 DNA, chromosome 3, nearly complete sequence and includes:
- a CDS encoding putative NADH-ubiquinone oxidoreductase 14 kDa subunit (COG:S;~EggNog:ENOG410PRIC;~TransMembrane:1 (o33-50i)), with the translated sequence MVHKVLFWGGFGIAVRLWQLGIEMRPILAKESLWVYPLFAGVGGSFGYWLQGVENRQLRILAQRREAILEKRRRRDERESVGLSKPEEAGVLAAAA